From a single Candidatus Bathyarchaeia archaeon genomic region:
- a CDS encoding MFS transporter: protein MMEEKLKSAFKGNIRVLMVRDLALTVIAGLSGGLDILFVKEVLGADAIVLSTLASIWSIVFLAFILFGGWISDQYSRKKMLIAGMALTLPNPLIYAFAPDWQITVIANFLGAVGTALVAPAYVALLFSSSEQKSRSRTIAVMNTVNNIANVFIPPIGASLIQTLGGGKLDWLRNIFLAQFFLTLIVLFYTARNLEDKPPSIRKTSKRLTEAVKDIFGQISRVYRVSKERKATVWLFLALTGPWAWEAVAPFWIIYAAEVCGSPIIVLGLLPSVYSLTAAILMIPLAEISDKKGRKTVILFTRPFLYICLALLLAGGTFKGLGIIPFVPLAAWIFRAIGDASGPSWTAVSTEVIPEELQSEWEATRDFLWRSMAIPAVLVGGLLWNIDPRLPFLMALIVDGLIRFPTLIYEIPETLIVHGHHHPIGPHIILYGLPGAGKTSIARLVQRELSLEIIDERILEEEMKEPDNHLIPLPFMDKGSDEKEIEEKLNFVLSRVNRAAIIEGEPALFAAKSEDRGLIVLLVAPKDERVKREMRKHGGPDFVVLKKIEDEDRRFLKLTRHLFGADISKLPPFDIAINTERIPPEKILKIIKVLYGNNDGENMTTGGQKAN, encoded by the coding sequence ATGATGGAAGAGAAACTAAAATCCGCATTTAAAGGGAACATTAGAGTGCTGATGGTTAGGGATCTCGCTCTCACAGTTATAGCTGGATTAAGCGGTGGACTTGACATACTATTTGTCAAAGAGGTTCTCGGAGCCGATGCAATAGTTTTAAGTACACTAGCATCAATTTGGTCAATAGTCTTTCTAGCCTTCATACTGTTTGGCGGCTGGATATCTGACCAATACAGCCGCAAGAAAATGTTAATCGCCGGCATGGCTCTAACCCTGCCGAACCCGTTAATCTACGCTTTTGCACCAGACTGGCAGATAACTGTTATAGCGAACTTTCTCGGGGCTGTTGGCACAGCGCTCGTTGCGCCAGCCTATGTAGCGCTTTTATTCTCTTCTTCCGAGCAGAAGAGCAGAAGCCGAACGATAGCCGTGATGAACACGGTTAACAATATTGCCAACGTATTTATTCCACCAATAGGCGCATCATTAATCCAGACGTTAGGTGGCGGAAAACTGGATTGGCTCAGAAACATCTTCCTCGCCCAATTCTTCCTCACATTAATCGTCCTATTTTACACAGCCCGCAACCTCGAAGACAAACCACCATCTATTAGGAAAACATCAAAAAGGCTTACTGAAGCCGTCAAAGATATTTTTGGGCAAATAAGTAGAGTATATAGGGTTTCAAAGGAGAGAAAAGCCACGGTGTGGCTTTTCTTAGCTTTAACCGGGCCTTGGGCTTGGGAGGCTGTCGCTCCCTTCTGGATAATATACGCTGCTGAGGTATGCGGGTCGCCGATAATAGTTTTAGGTCTCTTACCATCGGTTTATAGCCTAACAGCGGCCATACTGATGATTCCGCTGGCTGAAATTTCGGATAAAAAGGGGAGAAAAACGGTAATATTGTTCACGCGCCCATTTTTATACATATGCTTAGCTCTACTGCTCGCCGGCGGAACATTTAAAGGGCTGGGTATAATACCATTTGTTCCGCTCGCTGCATGGATATTTAGAGCGATAGGTGATGCCTCCGGCCCCTCCTGGACAGCTGTCTCAACGGAAGTTATACCAGAGGAGCTTCAGAGCGAATGGGAGGCTACAAGAGACTTCTTATGGAGGAGTATGGCTATACCAGCCGTTTTGGTCGGAGGACTGCTATGGAACATTGATCCTCGACTGCCGTTCCTAATGGCCCTCATCGTTGATGGCCTAATAAGATTCCCAACACTAATATATGAAATCCCAGAGACCCTAATAGTTCACGGCCATCACCATCCAATAGGTCCACACATAATCCTTTACGGATTGCCCGGCGCCGGAAAAACATCTATTGCCCGATTGGTGCAGAGAGAGCTGTCTTTAGAAATAATTGACGAAAGAATCCTTGAGGAAGAGATGAAGGAGCCGGATAATCACTTAATTCCACTGCCCTTCATGGACAAGGGTTCTGACGAGAAAGAAATCGAAGAGAAATTAAACTTTGTGCTCTCTAGAGTCAATAGAGCCGCAATTATAGAAGGGGAGCCAGCGCTATTTGCTGCGAAAAGCGAGGATAGGGGTCTGATAGTTTTGCTGGTTGCGCCTAAGGATGAGAGGGTTAAAAGGGAGATGAGGAAGCATGGTGGACCAGACTTTGTAGTGCTCAAAAAGATCGAGGATGAGGATCGAAGATTCCTAAAGTTAACGCGCCATCTTTTTGGCGCAGATATATCGAAACTTCCTCCGTTTGATATAGCGATAAACACTGAGAGGATTCCCCCAGAAAAAATTTTGAAGATTATTAAGGTTCTCTACGGCAACAATGATGGTGAGAACATGACTACTGGAGGCCAAAAAGCAAATTGA